One part of the Paraglaciecola sp. L3A3 genome encodes these proteins:
- a CDS encoding helix-turn-helix domain-containing protein: MNDSVKTNRTGKAVKATPMPNLSERFSPSQLAEAITAKRTGMKLSQVNVSEAVSISKPTLVKIEKGDTNVKLASLLNVMEYLGLSFSLLSDDGMTCKAKGLSDDWY; the protein is encoded by the coding sequence ATGAATGATTCAGTTAAAACAAACAGAACAGGTAAAGCGGTTAAAGCAACCCCTATGCCTAATTTATCAGAGCGCTTTTCACCAAGTCAGCTGGCTGAAGCGATCACCGCAAAGCGCACTGGAATGAAGTTGTCTCAGGTGAATGTATCTGAAGCAGTCTCTATTTCTAAGCCCACACTGGTGAAAATAGAAAAAGGCGATACTAACGTAAAGTTAGCAAGCTTGCTAAACGTAATGGAATACCTTGGCCTGTCATTTAGCCTTCTTTCTGATGACGGAATGACTTGCAAAGCAAAAGGCTTGAGTGATGACTGGTACTGA
- a CDS encoding mechanosensitive ion channel domain-containing protein, translated as MLTNNVIHEQLISGLAVIGITTEPETLTFQLVSLVIIFILSWVSLKLSGLFFNGKMTSFVMKSKNVFDDELHQHGFFKRCGHIFPALVIYLLSDVLINNEALLGFLQKSAVVYVLIVAVTACSALLNAIEGTYNASNLAKKAPITGFIQVGKLFVVIVAGLLVISNLLDKSPLLLLSGLGAVTAILLLLFRDTILGFVAGIQIAANRMVNTGDWIEMPKYGADGDVLAVGLTTVKVQNWDKTISTIPTYALITESVKNWRGMSESGGRRIKRAIYLDIQSIKFCDQDMLNEFSSIRYIKSYIESKKQELQDFHQQQKIDTQDLVNSRRLTNIGTLRAYMQAYLKAHTKINQEMTLMVRQLPATELGVPLEVYCFCSDKVWTNYEAIQGDIFDHFLAMLPIFKLRAYQRISDRPQ; from the coding sequence GTGCTTACAAATAACGTAATACATGAACAATTGATATCCGGTTTGGCGGTTATTGGCATAACTACTGAGCCAGAAACCTTGACCTTTCAATTGGTTTCATTGGTTATTATTTTTATTTTATCTTGGGTGAGTTTAAAACTTTCAGGGTTATTTTTTAATGGAAAAATGACTTCCTTTGTAATGAAAAGTAAAAACGTATTTGATGATGAATTACATCAACATGGATTTTTTAAACGTTGTGGGCATATTTTTCCTGCATTGGTGATTTATTTACTGAGTGATGTATTGATCAACAATGAAGCTCTATTGGGCTTTTTACAAAAATCAGCAGTTGTGTATGTGTTGATTGTTGCTGTCACCGCTTGTAGTGCTTTGCTTAATGCAATAGAAGGCACCTATAATGCTTCAAATCTAGCGAAAAAAGCACCGATCACTGGATTTATTCAAGTTGGAAAATTATTTGTTGTGATAGTGGCAGGCTTGTTGGTTATCTCTAATTTATTAGATAAATCACCCTTATTGTTGTTATCAGGTTTAGGTGCAGTTACTGCCATTCTTTTATTGTTATTTAGAGACACAATATTAGGTTTTGTGGCTGGTATTCAAATTGCGGCGAACCGAATGGTGAATACAGGCGATTGGATTGAAATGCCCAAATACGGTGCCGACGGTGATGTATTAGCAGTAGGTCTCACCACAGTAAAAGTACAAAACTGGGATAAAACTATCTCGACCATTCCTACCTATGCCTTAATCACTGAGTCGGTGAAAAACTGGCGTGGCATGTCTGAGTCTGGCGGGCGCAGAATTAAACGGGCTATCTATCTCGATATTCAAAGCATTAAATTTTGTGATCAAGATATGTTGAATGAGTTTTCAAGTATTCGTTATATCAAAAGTTATATTGAGTCCAAGAAACAGGAGTTACAGGATTTTCATCAACAACAAAAAATTGATACCCAAGATCTAGTGAATAGCCGCAGATTAACTAATATCGGAACCTTGCGTGCTTATATGCAAGCCTACCTAAAAGCGCACACTAAGATTAATCAAGAGATGACCTTAATGGTTCGCCAACTACCTGCTACTGAGTTAGGTGTACCTTTAGAAGTGTATTGTTTTTGTTCTGATAAAGTGTGGACAAATTATGAAGCGATTCAAGGAGATATATTTGATCACTTTTTGGCAATGTTGCCAATTTTCAAATTGAGAGCCTATCAAAGAATTAGTGACAGGCCTCAATAA
- the dusA gene encoding tRNA dihydrouridine(20/20a) synthase DusA, whose product MNPPLNRTISVAPMLDWTDKHCRYFLRQISQHTLLYTEMVTTGAIIFGKGDYLAYNQAEHPVALQLGGSDPSDMARCAVKAQEYGYDEVNINVGCPSDRVQNGRFGACLMAEPNTVAECIKAMQAEVDIPVTVKSRIGIDDMDEYKDLSLFIDIVASAGCETFVVHARKAWLKGLSPKQNRDVPPLMYDRVYQLKQEFANLHIGINGGINTLEETAEHLQHIDSVMIGREVYSNPYILAEVDQRFYQDSAPIKTRVEIVQAMLPYVEQQIELGARPWQIARHMLGLFQGQPGGRIWRRYLSQNGTHKEAGIELLTDALDVLLEAQTKATQFQAEMLP is encoded by the coding sequence ATGAACCCACCATTAAACCGCACAATTTCCGTTGCCCCTATGCTCGATTGGACCGACAAACACTGTCGTTATTTTTTACGGCAAATATCTCAGCACACCTTGCTGTACACGGAAATGGTTACCACAGGGGCGATTATTTTTGGTAAAGGCGATTATCTAGCTTATAACCAAGCAGAACACCCTGTGGCTTTACAGCTAGGTGGCTCAGATCCTAGCGATATGGCCCGGTGCGCGGTAAAAGCCCAAGAATATGGTTACGACGAAGTGAACATCAATGTGGGTTGTCCTTCGGACAGAGTGCAAAACGGTCGCTTTGGTGCTTGTTTAATGGCCGAACCAAACACTGTTGCTGAATGTATTAAAGCCATGCAAGCCGAGGTGGACATTCCTGTTACGGTTAAGTCTCGAATTGGCATCGATGATATGGATGAGTACAAAGACTTAAGCCTATTTATTGATATAGTGGCTAGTGCAGGCTGCGAGACTTTTGTGGTGCATGCCCGTAAAGCTTGGTTAAAAGGTTTAAGCCCTAAACAAAACCGTGATGTGCCGCCATTAATGTACGACCGTGTGTATCAGCTAAAACAAGAGTTTGCCAATTTGCATATTGGTATTAATGGCGGAATCAACACGCTAGAAGAAACCGCTGAACATTTACAACATATAGACAGTGTAATGATTGGCCGAGAAGTCTACAGTAACCCCTATATTTTGGCGGAAGTAGACCAACGCTTTTATCAAGATAGCGCGCCAATCAAAACCAGAGTCGAAATAGTGCAAGCCATGTTGCCTTATGTTGAACAACAAATTGAATTAGGCGCTCGCCCTTGGCAGATTGCCAGGCATATGCTGGGCTTGTTTCAAGGCCAACCTGGTGGGCGAATTTGGCGCAGGTACTTAAGCCAAAACGGTACTCATAAAGAGGCAGGTATTGAGCTACTCACCGATGCACTTGACGTATTGTTAGAAGCTCAAACAAAAGCGACACAATTTCAAGCAGAAATGCTCCCTTAA
- a CDS encoding PspC domain-containing protein, whose translation MKHYFEINRLYKDRTHRKVSGVCSGLAKHWDVPRLAVRVAAVVCLLTLPVVTAVAYITATILIPSR comes from the coding sequence ATGAAACATTATTTTGAAATAAACAGGCTGTATAAAGATAGAACACATCGCAAAGTTTCTGGAGTGTGTAGTGGTTTAGCTAAACACTGGGATGTACCAAGATTAGCCGTTCGAGTAGCTGCTGTAGTATGTCTTTTGACCTTACCTGTCGTCACAGCCGTTGCATATATTACTGCAACTATCCTAATTCCAAGCCGTTAG
- a CDS encoding ABC transporter ATP-binding protein produces the protein MSNMISISGLTKSYQRKPVLTDVNLTVHAGQIMGLVGPNGAGKSTCLQALLGLISFQGEIDVLGYNPHKNREKMLQDVAYIADVAVLPKWIKVSQALTYMQGVHPNFSREKAEEFLAKTNIPINAKVKALSKGMVTQLHLALVLAINAKVLILDEPTLGLDILTRRQFYRHLLEDFYDETKCIIVTTHQIEEIEHILTDVAFIKEGKIAFTESVDNIRQRFQLVAVESENLEQAKSYQPLFANSMMGITSMLFDKTISGDVQALGKIQTPTLADVFVGVMSQEKQL, from the coding sequence ATGAGCAACATGATTTCTATTTCAGGGTTAACTAAATCCTATCAAAGAAAACCTGTGTTAACCGATGTAAATTTAACGGTGCATGCAGGACAAATAATGGGCCTAGTAGGGCCCAATGGTGCGGGTAAAAGCACTTGTTTACAGGCCTTGTTAGGCTTAATTAGTTTTCAAGGTGAAATTGACGTATTGGGCTATAACCCCCATAAAAACCGAGAAAAAATGTTGCAAGACGTGGCTTATATTGCCGATGTGGCTGTATTGCCAAAGTGGATCAAAGTGTCGCAAGCGCTGACGTATATGCAAGGTGTACATCCTAATTTTAGCCGCGAAAAGGCCGAAGAGTTTTTAGCTAAAACCAATATCCCTATTAATGCCAAAGTGAAAGCCTTGTCTAAAGGCATGGTCACGCAACTGCATTTAGCACTGGTGTTGGCTATAAACGCTAAAGTATTGATTTTAGATGAGCCAACTTTGGGTTTGGACATATTAACTCGTCGTCAGTTTTATCGTCATTTACTGGAAGATTTTTACGATGAAACCAAGTGCATCATAGTTACCACCCATCAAATTGAAGAAATCGAACATATTTTGACTGATGTGGCTTTCATTAAAGAAGGAAAAATTGCCTTCACTGAAAGTGTCGATAACATTCGCCAGCGCTTTCAATTAGTGGCGGTTGAATCAGAGAATCTAGAACAAGCTAAATCTTATCAACCCTTATTTGCTAATAGCATGATGGGTATTACCAGCATGTTATTTGATAAAACTATATCAGGTGATGTACAAGCCTTGGGTAAAATACAAACACCTACTTTAGCTGATGTGTTTGTGGGTGTGATGAGCCAGGAGAAGCAACTATGA
- a CDS encoding acyltransferase — protein MFAVFSVIFGAIATLGYFFNTIFWLIPILIFSFLKLLPIKIWQVFMSYLLDGCATMWITINNVNQNIFCRTKFEVTGLEGVSTKDWYLVISNHRSWVDILVLQRVFNRKIPFLKFFLKKELIWVPFLGMAWWALDFPFMHRYSKALIAKRPHLKGKDLENTRKACEKFKTKPVSIMNFVEGTRLTEDKHKRQSAQFQHLLKPKAGGIAFVLAAMGDQLHKLLDVTIHYPDGTPSYWDFVCGKVRRIQVQVKVLPISEIIERGDFGPDYFTDPAQRVKFQRWLTALWLEKDQDIQTMLAETKKKM, from the coding sequence ATGTTTGCAGTTTTTTCAGTAATTTTTGGTGCGATAGCCACGTTAGGTTATTTTTTTAATACGATTTTTTGGTTAATTCCGATTTTAATTTTTTCATTTTTAAAGTTGCTACCGATAAAAATATGGCAAGTGTTTATGTCTTATTTATTGGACGGTTGCGCCACTATGTGGATAACGATAAACAATGTGAATCAGAATATATTCTGCCGCACAAAATTTGAAGTGACAGGGTTAGAAGGAGTCAGCACTAAAGATTGGTATTTGGTTATTTCAAACCATAGATCTTGGGTTGATATTTTAGTGTTACAGCGGGTGTTTAATCGCAAAATTCCTTTTTTAAAATTTTTCCTTAAAAAAGAACTTATCTGGGTGCCATTTCTAGGCATGGCTTGGTGGGCGTTAGATTTTCCTTTTATGCATAGATATAGCAAGGCTCTAATTGCTAAACGTCCACACCTTAAGGGAAAAGATTTAGAAAATACTCGTAAGGCTTGCGAAAAATTTAAAACCAAACCTGTCAGTATTATGAATTTTGTTGAAGGCACGCGGTTAACAGAAGACAAACATAAACGTCAATCTGCACAATTTCAGCATTTATTAAAGCCTAAAGCGGGTGGTATAGCCTTTGTATTGGCAGCAATGGGCGATCAGTTACATAAACTTTTAGACGTGACAATTCACTACCCAGATGGTACCCCTTCTTATTGGGATTTTGTTTGTGGTAAGGTGCGTCGCATTCAAGTCCAAGTAAAAGTGTTGCCCATTTCTGAAATTATTGAAAGAGGTGACTTCGGACCTGATTATTTTACCGATCCGGCTCAACGAGTGAAGTTTCAACGCTGGTTAACTGCACTTTGGTTAGAAAAAGACCAAGATATTCAAACTATGCTCGCTGAAACTAAAAAAAAGATGTAG
- a CDS encoding copper chaperone PCu(A)C, whose amino-acid sequence MFRIAILGLSFICNLAFAELIISQATVRLLPPSVANTSAYFTIQNKSDKDEFLVDAAADFVGKTEIHNHVHQNGMMKMQQQSEVKIPAGQSVSFAPGGLHLMLFGLNKPLEEGQTVSISLQTQSGETISFAAKVERPSAHKHHH is encoded by the coding sequence ATGTTTCGAATTGCCATATTGGGCTTAAGCTTTATCTGTAATCTAGCTTTTGCTGAACTAATAATAAGCCAAGCAACAGTTAGACTTTTACCTCCAAGCGTAGCCAATACATCCGCTTACTTTACGATTCAAAATAAGTCTGATAAGGATGAGTTCTTAGTGGATGCAGCCGCAGACTTTGTAGGTAAAACTGAAATACATAACCATGTTCACCAAAACGGTATGATGAAAATGCAACAACAGTCAGAAGTAAAAATCCCTGCAGGGCAAAGCGTTAGTTTCGCACCTGGTGGACTACACTTAATGTTGTTTGGTTTGAATAAACCTTTAGAAGAAGGGCAAACAGTATCTATCAGTTTACAAACCCAAAGCGGAGAAACGATTTCTTTCGCAGCTAAAGTTGAACGTCCTTCAGCTCATAAACATCACCATTAA
- a CDS encoding pitrilysin family protein, giving the protein MKKQILFSASLATIISLSACSVKESQHPSSQAADQSISLPTGIKKIDSVSQKAGELVIPFTKYELDNGLTVVLHPDKSDPLVHVDVTYHVGSAREEVGKSGFAHFFEHMMFQGSENVADEQHFSLITESGGTLNGSTSTDRTNYYETVPSNQLERMLWLEADRMGFFLDAVTTEKFENQRETVKNERGQRVDNRPYGLLRERINEAMYPEGHPYSWLTIGYIEDLNRADLNDLKKFFIRWYGPNNATLTIGGDMDEAQTLAWVKKYFGGIPRGPEVAEPEYVDVTLPEDRYISLEDNVSLPLMYMAMPTVHINHPDEAPLDVLMSILGSGKTSLLYKNMVKNGKAVQAQAGHGCQELSCQFTLLGLPTPGTTLAELEQIARDSLLEFEARGGAEDDDIERVKAGIVSGMIYGLESVSGKVSQLAAYQTFRNNPNGIGDDVARYENVTKDDVMRVYKKYIKNKPAVIMSIVPKGQKDKIIKPDTWQRYTRNIPEDNDTTELTLRPGTSDFDRSVIPAPGKNPSISVPDIYRTTSPNGIEILGAVNDEVPTTSILLRIPAGQTREGTDKLGLAALTAAMMGEDTLRSTAEDLSNQLQKLGSQVSFGAGDQFTTVNIKSLTKNLPATLAIAIEKLTQPKFDQADFIRLQKQQIEGLKNAKKDASVTATNVFNTLLFGHNNNFAHADNGTIDTVENITLDDVKAFYNKHYGPAHSQLIVVSNLESKQVKTTLSALDLWQGQTSEMPALKSFPELAGGTLYFINKPEAAQSEIRIGKRALTYDATGEFYRADLMNYNLGGAFNSRINLNLREDKGYTYGARSSFSGNSFKGLYWARAGVRANTTVDSIVQFRNEIAEFSKNGMTDQELQFMKSAIGQRDARSFETPGQKLGFLSEIMTYQLDKSFKDKQNAILANITQEELNNLAKKHLKLDEMITVVVGDKAKLLDNLKPLFDKIVELDEEGNILE; this is encoded by the coding sequence TTGAAAAAACAAATATTATTCAGTGCAAGTCTTGCCACTATCATTAGTTTAAGTGCTTGTAGCGTGAAAGAATCACAGCATCCATCTAGTCAAGCAGCCGACCAATCCATTTCTTTGCCTACGGGTATCAAAAAAATAGATTCTGTTAGTCAAAAAGCAGGCGAACTCGTCATTCCTTTTACAAAGTATGAATTAGACAACGGCTTAACAGTTGTTTTACACCCAGACAAATCCGATCCTTTAGTGCATGTGGATGTCACTTACCATGTAGGTTCTGCTCGAGAAGAGGTTGGTAAATCAGGTTTTGCTCACTTTTTTGAACACATGATGTTTCAAGGTTCAGAGAATGTAGCTGACGAACAACATTTTTCTTTGATAACAGAATCAGGCGGTACCCTTAACGGCTCCACCAGCACAGATAGAACCAATTATTACGAAACCGTCCCCTCAAACCAACTTGAACGTATGTTGTGGTTAGAAGCTGACCGTATGGGTTTTTTCCTCGATGCAGTCACTACCGAGAAATTTGAAAACCAAAGAGAAACCGTTAAAAACGAAAGAGGTCAACGAGTCGATAATCGTCCTTACGGCTTATTACGTGAACGTATTAACGAAGCTATGTACCCTGAAGGTCATCCCTACTCTTGGTTAACCATAGGTTACATCGAAGATTTAAATCGCGCGGATTTAAACGATTTGAAGAAATTTTTCATACGCTGGTACGGACCTAATAATGCCACCCTAACCATAGGTGGAGACATGGATGAAGCGCAAACTTTAGCTTGGGTCAAAAAATACTTTGGCGGCATCCCAAGAGGCCCAGAAGTTGCGGAGCCAGAATATGTTGATGTTACTTTGCCCGAAGACAGATATATTTCTCTAGAAGACAACGTGTCATTACCCTTGATGTATATGGCCATGCCTACGGTACATATTAATCACCCAGACGAAGCCCCCCTTGATGTATTGATGTCAATTTTGGGCTCGGGTAAAACCTCATTATTGTATAAAAATATGGTGAAAAATGGCAAAGCCGTACAAGCGCAAGCTGGTCATGGTTGTCAGGAACTAAGTTGTCAATTTACCCTATTAGGTTTACCTACTCCCGGCACTACATTAGCGGAACTAGAACAGATTGCTCGTGATTCATTATTAGAATTTGAAGCTCGAGGTGGCGCCGAAGATGATGATATTGAGCGAGTCAAAGCCGGAATTGTATCAGGCATGATATACGGACTCGAAAGTGTCAGTGGTAAAGTTAGTCAACTAGCCGCTTATCAGACATTCCGCAACAATCCTAATGGCATTGGCGATGATGTAGCTCGTTATGAAAATGTCACGAAAGACGACGTGATGCGAGTCTATAAAAAATATATCAAAAATAAACCCGCGGTTATCATGAGTATTGTGCCCAAGGGCCAGAAAGACAAAATTATTAAGCCTGATACTTGGCAGCGTTATACACGCAATATTCCTGAAGATAATGATACTACCGAGTTAACTTTACGCCCTGGCACTTCTGATTTTGATCGTTCAGTAATCCCAGCACCTGGTAAAAACCCGAGTATCAGCGTACCTGATATATACCGTACCACCAGCCCAAATGGCATAGAAATTTTAGGCGCAGTAAATGATGAAGTACCTACCACTTCAATCCTTTTACGTATCCCTGCTGGGCAAACCAGAGAAGGCACAGATAAATTAGGTTTAGCTGCATTAACCGCAGCTATGATGGGCGAAGATACCTTACGTTCTACTGCCGAAGACTTATCCAATCAACTACAAAAATTAGGTTCACAAGTTAGTTTTGGCGCGGGCGATCAATTCACTACAGTAAATATCAAAAGTTTAACCAAAAATTTACCTGCCACTTTAGCGATTGCTATCGAAAAGCTCACTCAACCCAAATTTGACCAGGCCGATTTTATTCGTTTGCAAAAACAACAAATTGAAGGATTAAAGAATGCCAAGAAAGATGCCAGCGTAACGGCAACCAATGTGTTTAACACCTTATTATTTGGCCATAATAATAATTTTGCCCATGCAGATAACGGCACAATTGACACAGTAGAAAATATAACACTAGATGACGTGAAAGCTTTTTATAACAAGCATTATGGTCCTGCACATAGCCAACTTATTGTGGTCAGCAACTTAGAATCTAAACAGGTTAAAACTACATTATCAGCTTTAGATTTGTGGCAAGGCCAAACAAGTGAAATGCCTGCGCTTAAATCATTCCCAGAATTAGCTGGAGGCACCTTATATTTTATTAATAAGCCCGAAGCAGCTCAATCAGAAATTCGTATAGGTAAACGAGCACTAACCTATGATGCAACTGGCGAATTCTACCGCGCAGATCTAATGAACTACAACTTAGGGGGGGCCTTTAATAGCCGTATTAATTTAAATTTACGTGAAGATAAAGGTTATACCTATGGAGCCCGTTCATCATTCTCTGGTAATAGTTTTAAAGGTTTATACTGGGCTCGAGCTGGAGTACGTGCCAACACAACCGTGGATTCAATAGTACAATTTAGAAACGAAATAGCCGAATTTTCTAAAAACGGTATGACAGACCAAGAATTGCAATTTATGAAAAGTGCTATTGGTCAAAGAGACGCAAGAAGTTTTGAAACTCCAGGACAAAAACTAGGTTTCTTATCAGAAATCATGACCTACCAGCTCGATAAAAGTTTTAAAGATAAACAAAACGCCATATTGGCTAATATCACTCAGGAAGAATTGAATAATTTGGCTAAAAAACATCTCAAGCTAGATGAGATGATCACCGTAGTGGTAGGTGATAAAGCAAAGTTATTAGACAACCTTAAACCTTTATTCGATAAAATTGTTGAGTTAGATGAAGAAGGTAATATCCTAGAATAG
- a CDS encoding GntR family transcriptional regulator encodes MTTQWHADSPIYLQLYQQVITRIIDGHIKEGEALPSVRTMAAELQINPITISKAYQMLQDEQIVEKQRGKGLFVKTGAPEKILVREKQAFLSKDWPQIMSQISRLNIDIDELLSPIKEEK; translated from the coding sequence ATGACAACTCAATGGCATGCAGATTCACCGATATATTTACAGCTATATCAGCAGGTAATCACACGCATTATCGACGGGCATATTAAGGAAGGTGAAGCATTACCTTCAGTACGCACAATGGCGGCTGAATTACAGATAAACCCAATTACTATTTCAAAAGCCTATCAAATGTTACAAGACGAGCAGATTGTTGAAAAACAAAGAGGCAAAGGTTTGTTTGTCAAAACTGGCGCTCCAGAGAAAATATTAGTCAGAGAAAAACAAGCATTTCTAAGCAAAGACTGGCCACAAATAATGAGTCAAATAAGCCGCTTAAATATAGATATTGATGAACTGTTAAGCCCAATCAAGGAGGAAAAATAA
- a CDS encoding HipA domain-containing protein encodes MMTGTDVNTLHVYIGHSRKIATIVIPVGSETELTLTYEPDWVIEGFAISPHLPLNGEFEHRSVRNFLQNLLPEGKGLEELTSNTTISKNNTFGLIKIIGADTSGALSFTSQNNTQTETSFREVTNAELIEKLARFKNAGESITYWDGRTRLSVAGVQDKLNLLEIDGKLGFGEGQLCSNKIFKFETGKAPFIAVNELFTMLLAKHSGIDVPEVEVRKYGEVSTFVIDRFDRKLIAEQQRVLRRHVIDGCQTTDLPPSYKYERQHGDDGDGIYIRDGVSFLKLFAISTNNPEAYQTQLVRWMTFNILVRNYDAHGKNISFFVGKQSLSLTPFYDLVNIEAIIREIQARQKNSGLDNTQVTIVNHFAMSIGEYGTGSRGNFNPPFTAYMLADFAQEFGISLARLQLLMSQMIKQVLTSIELAKADALKQDLTDSEIGHIDICIQIILESIEELSTEVSQITDMSDLI; translated from the coding sequence GTGATGACTGGTACTGATGTAAATACTCTGCACGTTTATATTGGTCATTCTCGTAAAATTGCAACCATTGTTATTCCAGTAGGCTCTGAAACAGAGTTAACCTTAACTTACGAGCCTGACTGGGTTATAGAAGGCTTTGCCATCTCTCCTCACTTGCCACTTAATGGTGAGTTTGAGCATAGGTCGGTGCGTAACTTTCTACAAAACTTGCTACCTGAAGGAAAAGGGCTTGAAGAGCTCACCAGCAATACCACTATTTCTAAAAATAACACCTTTGGTCTTATCAAGATCATTGGCGCTGATACCTCTGGCGCGTTGTCATTTACGAGTCAAAACAATACTCAAACCGAAACTTCATTTCGGGAAGTCACTAATGCGGAGTTAATCGAAAAACTAGCTCGTTTTAAGAACGCTGGAGAATCAATTACCTATTGGGATGGTCGTACAAGGCTATCAGTCGCGGGTGTACAAGATAAACTTAACTTATTAGAGATAGATGGCAAATTAGGGTTTGGTGAAGGGCAACTTTGTTCTAATAAGATCTTCAAGTTTGAAACGGGGAAAGCGCCGTTTATTGCCGTTAATGAACTATTTACCATGTTACTAGCAAAACATTCGGGTATCGATGTGCCAGAAGTGGAAGTGCGAAAATATGGTGAGGTGAGTACTTTTGTGATTGACCGTTTTGACCGTAAGTTAATAGCTGAGCAACAACGTGTTCTGCGCCGTCACGTTATCGATGGTTGCCAAACAACAGATCTTCCCCCCTCATATAAGTATGAGCGCCAACATGGAGATGATGGTGATGGCATTTATATTCGTGATGGCGTGTCCTTTTTGAAGTTATTTGCTATAAGCACAAACAATCCTGAAGCCTACCAAACACAACTGGTGCGCTGGATGACCTTTAATATTCTAGTTCGTAACTACGATGCCCACGGTAAGAACATTAGTTTCTTTGTGGGTAAACAAAGCTTAAGCCTTACGCCATTTTACGACCTAGTGAATATTGAGGCCATCATTCGTGAGATCCAAGCAAGGCAAAAAAACAGTGGCCTAGATAACACTCAAGTGACAATAGTGAACCATTTTGCTATGTCAATTGGCGAATATGGTACAGGCAGTAGAGGTAACTTTAATCCTCCATTTACTGCTTATATGCTTGCCGACTTTGCCCAAGAATTTGGCATATCACTCGCACGTTTGCAGTTATTGATGTCACAAATGATCAAGCAAGTGCTAACGTCGATAGAATTGGCAAAAGCGGATGCACTTAAACAAGACTTAACAGACTCTGAGATTGGGCATATAGATATTTGTATTCAGATCATTTTGGAGTCAATAGAGGAATTAAGTACAGAGGTGAGTCAAATAACGGACATGAGCGACTTAATTTAG
- the pspA gene encoding phage shock protein PspA — protein MGMFSRMSDIVQANINAILDKAEDPVKVVKLLIQEMEETLVELRSVAATNIAEKRQLQRQIETLTKQSTDWQEKASLAMEKDREDLAKLALVEKHASQQKLISLTAEMATVEESLVKLQADTGKLHDKLTEARSKQKSLIIRERSAAVRITAKNKTHSVKIEDAILRFEQYERKIDDLESQVDAYDLVNDSQGLNAQFQALESASQIEQELAELRKKVA, from the coding sequence ATGGGTATGTTTTCAAGAATGTCAGACATAGTGCAAGCCAACATCAATGCAATTTTAGATAAGGCTGAAGATCCGGTAAAAGTCGTTAAGCTACTTATCCAAGAAATGGAAGAAACCTTAGTAGAGTTGCGTTCGGTTGCAGCCACTAATATTGCTGAGAAGCGACAGTTACAAAGGCAAATAGAAACGTTAACTAAACAAAGCACGGACTGGCAAGAAAAAGCCAGCTTAGCCATGGAAAAAGACCGAGAAGACTTAGCTAAATTAGCTTTAGTAGAAAAACATGCTAGCCAACAAAAGTTAATCTCTTTAACGGCAGAAATGGCCACTGTTGAAGAGTCTTTAGTTAAATTACAAGCAGACACAGGCAAATTGCACGATAAGTTAACTGAAGCTCGTAGTAAACAAAAGTCGCTAATCATCAGAGAACGTTCTGCTGCAGTACGTATCACAGCTAAAAACAAAACCCACTCGGTGAAAATTGAAGACGCTATTCTTAGGTTTGAACAATACGAACGTAAAATTGACGACTTAGAATCACAAGTAGACGCATATGACTTAGTGAACGATTCACAAGGCTTGAATGCTCAATTCCAAGCGCTTGAATCTGCAAGCCAAATAGAACAAGAGTTAGCCGAGTTACGTAAAAAGGTCGCCTAA